GGTAGAAACCGACGCAAAGGCTCCTACAAACCAGCAAATATATACATTGAATTTACGCTCCAAAACCAACGAGCGAGCGTATAATCCTGCAAAAGTTGCTACAAATACGGCGATAAATTGCAGGTAATCTCCATCAAAAATTCTACACAATGCCGCACCTGCCAAGCCCACAAATGCCCAAGTTAAGTACTTAGGATAGTGCGGTTTTGCCTTAATTTTTTCAAGCTCTTGGCGAATGTTTTCTAAGCTTAAATTTTCTTCAATAACATTCCACGAAAGGATACTGATGTCCGAAACTGCGTTGAAATTAATCCCATGTGCAGGAATGCTGATAAATTCACTGAATTTTTCTTTAGTTTTTAAATCTTGAACGGTGAGTACCACACCTGAATACGAGTGAAAAATCTGACAATCGTAATTGAAATGTGTAGCAATTCGCTTTACATTTCTTAGCGCTCGGTTGGTATTCGCACCACTTTTTATGAGTGTTGCACTTAAATCTGCAAACAACTCCGTGACTGAAATCAAATCGGGTGATGCCATAAAATTTTATTTCATTGTTATTTAGAACAAGCAAAAGTAAAAAAAATTATTCACCCAAGTAAACCATAAAATATGATATAATTTAGCTATATTCTTTTCATTACAATTTCCCATCGCCCACCAAGTCTGGAACACCAAAGGTCAAGGGGATTAAAAGCTCCTTGGTCTCGCCATTTTCCCCGAAACCAATCAGCCTTAACTGAGATTTTGCTACGCCACGCGTATAATTTGGCAAAGTGATTTCTGCCTCATTGTTTCTTTTATAAAAAATATCTTTAGACAAAATTGGTACATTATTTACAGATGCCAAAACTTTTGCCCCCTCTGGCAAGTATAATTGAAGAGCTTTTTTGCTTGAGTCGTAAGTAATGGGCATCATTTGCAAATCTTCTGATTTTTTTGCTGCACTATACTGTTTTGTAGGAATCATGCGATTGGCAAAATTAATAGAGATGCCTAAATAGTCCATCGGGTCTTTTTGTTTTCCGTACATAATCAGCTCATAATCTGTGTACACGCGTATCAAAATCCCATCTGGGACATGCGTTACACGATAAGCCGTTTCGTGCACATTGGGAAAATATTTCTCTAAACTTATAAAAGTGGAATCCTTGCCCAAAGGAACAATGTCGAACAACTTTTCATTTTTTTGTACCTGCAAAAAAGCTAAATTAAATAAAATAACGAGTGTAAAAAGTTTTTTCATATCTATTTTTTCCTATGTTGAATATGATAAGCTACCAAATCATCTATGGGTTTTTGAATGATTTTGCCCAATTTTAAATAAAACTTATCGCATACGATTTCTAAAATTTCGTGGTGCGTATGAGCAATTGAGCCTATAAAATTGATTTTACAATCATTTTTTTGTGCATATGGCAAAATCTGATATTCTACAAATTCCGTTAAGCATTTTTCAATCAATTGCTGAATGTAGACTTCATGGCGATGCTCATTGGCAAATTCATTAAGAGTTGCCAAAAATGTATTGGGGTGAGGTGATTTATAAACTTTCATCAACAATTCATCTTTGTTTAAATGATATTTTTGATAAAATTTTTCGGCAAGATTTTTCGGCATTTTTTTAGAAAAATAATCACGAACTAAGTTTCGCCCGATGTGATTGCCCGAGCCTTCATCGCCCAAAATAAAACCTAAAGATGGTGTTTCTTGCCAAATTTCTTCTCCGTCAAAAAAACAAGCGTTGGAGCCCGTGCCCAAAATCGCCACCAAACACGGCTCTCCGCGATAAGCCGCCAAGCAAGCCGCCTTCAAATCCGACTCAATACTGATTTCAGCATGAGGAAAATGTGCCAAAATCCCATTTTTTATTTCATTTTTTAAGGATTCAGTTGGCACGCCTGCACCATAAAAATAAATTTGAGTAGTTTTATCTGAAAATGCACCTAATTCCGAATTTTGTGCAAGTGCTTTTTCTATTCCTTCTGCTTGAATAAATAAAGGATTTAGCCCGATGCTCTGCGTTCTTAGAACAATTTGATTCTCAGCATTTAGGAAAATCCAATCAGACTTGGTCGAGCCACTTTCTACTATGGTAGTGATTTCGTTCATGGGCACAAAAATAGTGCATTACTTTTAGTTATAAAAAATAATGCACTAGATTAATTATTAAATGTCGAGCATTTTTCTTATGCCCAAACAAGTGCACTGGCACCTAGAATCGCTGCATCGGCTTCGTCAAGCTCACTCACAACGAGTTTTACTTTGCCTCTGAACCCAGGTAGCAAGTTGCGTTCCATGTGCAATCTCGCAGGTTTTAGCAAGAAATCTCCTGCCTTCACTACCCCTCCGAAAAGCAAAATAGCTTCTGGTGATGAGAACATTACGAAGTTTGCTAATGCCTCCCCCAAACGCTGACCGGTGTAGCGGAATACTTCAATGGCAACAGGATCGCCTTTTTCGGCACATTCGTGAACTGTTTTTGCATTGATTTCATCTTCTTTGTATTGGTTTAGCATAGATTCTGGAAATTCTGCTCGCATTTTCTTAGCCGTAATTGCAATACCTGTAGCAGATGCATAGGCTTCAAGGCATCCTTCAGATCCTGTACCCCAGTGTTTTCTACCATTTGGTTTTACAATGGTATGACCAAGCTCTCCTGCAAATCCGTCGTGACCATAGATTAATTGTCCGCCACAAACGATTCCACTACCTACACCTGTACCTAATGTGATCATGATAAAATCTTTCATACCACGAGCCGCGCCATACATCATTTCGCCCATCGCAGCCGCGTTGGCATCATTGGTAATTCTACAAGGGGCATCAAACTTTTCTTCCATAAGCGATGCAAAAGGAACGATGCCTTTCCAATCAAGGTTGGTCGCATTCTCTATAGTACCTTTAAAATAATTAGCGTTTGGTGCTCCAACACCTATCCCTGCAAAAACGCTGTCTTTTTTATGTTCTTGAATGATAGGGTAAATTTCATCATACAATGCTTGGATATAATCCTCAATCACGGGATATTGTTTTGTTTTCAAAACTCCTTTAACTAGGATTTCTCCCCTTTGGCTCACTAAACCATATTTAGTATTAGTACCCCCGATGTCTATTCCTAAAGCAAATTGCTTAGATAAATTCGTTAATGCCATAATCTGTGTTTAATTTTAAAATTTATTTAAAGGTAATTAATTTCTTTGAATTATGAATCTTAAACTGAAATAAATCATTAATTTTATGGCTTAAATATAGTAATTAAAATTTAATAACAATGAATTTTCTACAAGCAATGCAAGAGCGATACACGACCAAAGTGTATGATGAAACTAAAAAAATTGATGAAAAAGAAATTACGGAACTTAAAGAAATAGTAAGACTTAGCCCTTCTTCTATCAATAGCCAGCCATGGAAATTCTTATTTATAGAAGAGCCTGAACTCAAAGCAAAATTGGCAGAAAGATCTTTTTACAACGAGCCAAAAATTAAAAATGCTTCTTGCCTGGTGGTTTTTATGGTAAAATCGGTAGAGCAATTTGAAAAAGAAATTCACGATTATTTGCCAGAGGGAGCCTTAAATTATTACCAAGGGCACATCATCAATACGCCTAAAGAGGACAAAGAAAAATGGATGGAAAAGCAAGTGTACATTGCGCTCGGTGTGCTATTGAGTGCATGTGCCGTAAAAGGTATCGACACCACTACAATGGAGGGGATTCAACCTTCTGAATACGACGAAGTGTTACAAATCGATGGATACAAAACCATCGTGGCAGTAGCCCTAGGTGGACGCGATGAGGAAAACGATTACAACCAATTGCACCTTTCGCCTAAACAGAGAAGAAACGAGGATTTAGTGATAAAACACTATAAATAAAAAATACATGAAAAAACTAATTTTATCGCTTGCAAGCCTTGCTATTTTCTCGGCTTGTAGCACAACCAAAAACACCAAAGTGGAATACGCCAAAGTAAATTTAGCTCAATATACCCCCGTAAAACTGACTGCCGATTTGTCTAAACTCACTCCGAGCGAACGAAAAATGATTCCGTATCTGATTGAAGCCGCCAATGTGATGAATGATTTGTTCTGGTACGAAGGTTATGGAAAAAAACAAGCTTTGCTAGAATATTTAAAAGGTGATACCGAAAAATACGCCATCATCAATTACGGGCCTTGGGATAGGCTAGACAACGATTTGCCATTCGTAAAAGGTGTGGGATTAAAGCCACTAGGCGCCAACTTCTACCCTACCAATATGACCAAAGAAGAGTTTGAAAAAGCCAATTTACCCGAAGGCAAATCGCTCTATACCTTTGTACGCAGAAACATGAAAGGCGAATTGTACACAATTCCTTATCACCAAATGTTTGAAAAAGAAGTGCACTATGTTGCTGAATTATTGCAAAAAGCAGCTTCTATTTCAGAAGATAAAGAGCTTAAAAACTATTTGCTAAAACGCGCCGATGCCATGCTTACCGATAATTATTACGAAAGTGATTTAGCGTGGATCAATATGAAAAACAACACCATAGATGTCATCATTGGCCCTATCGAAACTTATGAAGATCAATTATTTGGATTTAAAGCAGCACACGAGGCTTATGTTTTAATCAAAGATAAAGAATGGAGCAAAAAATTGGATAAATATGCAAGCTATCTCCCTGAATTACAAAAAGGATTGCCCGTTCCCGCAGAATATAAAAAAGAAACACCTGGAAGCGACTCAGATTTAGGTGCTTATGATGTGATTTACTACGCAGGAAACGCCAACTCAGGGAGCAAAACAATTGCCGTAAATTTACCCAACGACGAAAAAATTCAATTGGAAAAAGGAACTCGGCGCTTGCAACTTAAAAATGCCATGCAGGCAAAATTCGATAAAATCTTAATCCCAATTGTGAACACTCTAATCTCACCCGAACAAAGAAAAAATGTGAATTTTGATGCATTTTTTGCCAATACAATGTTTCACGAAGTGGCGCATGGTTTGGGGATTAAAAATACCATCAACGGGCGTGGCACAGTGCGCGAGAATTTGAAAGAATACGCTTCTGCCCTAGAAGAAGGAAAAGCCGATATTTTGGGTCTTTATATGGTTTCTGAATTGCTCAACAAAGGCGTAATCGATGGAAACGAAAAAGATTTTATGGTTACTTTTATGGCGGGCATCTTCCGTTCGGTACGCTTTGGAGCATCCAGTGCCCACGGGATTGCTAATACCATTCGCTTTAATTATTTTAAAGAGCAAGGTGCTTTTTCTAAAAACAGCGACGGCACCTATGTGGTAAACTTTGATAAATTTAAAGACGCCGTGGAAAGCCTTAGCCGTTTAATCTTGACGCTCCAAGGCGACGGAGATTACGAAGGCGTAAAACGATTGGTTGAAAAATACGGAAAAATTTCTCCAGAATTACAGAAAGATTTAGATAAGTTAAACCACGATAATATTCCTGTGGACATTGATTTTATCCAAGGAATAAAAGTTTTAGGCTATAAATAAGTCTTAATTTTTCTTTTTCAGAATTAAAGACATAAAGTAAAAAGCAGTCATAACCCCTGCTAGAATCAAGGCGATGCGTCCAACGACATCGCCTGATTTTGTATAAGGCGTAAGCTCGCTGTTAAGATGCACCTCGCCACGCAAAAATCCTTTTTCATCATAAGGCAAAGATTGCACAACATCGCCACGCTGATTGATGAATGCCGAAATTCCGCTATTGGCAGCACGCACCACATCTCTCCTATTCTCGATAGCTCGGAGCTTGGCATATTCCAAAAATTGTTTGTGCCCCTGCGTATTGCCCCACCAAGAGTCGTTGGTGCTTACAGAAATGAAATTTGCCCCATTTTTTACAAATTCAGAAACAAATTCTCCAAAAATAGATTCGTAACACACCAGTGGCGCCACTTTTCCATTGTTTAATGTATTGCTAAAAACGCTTCGCTCCTTTTGCGTAGTAAGCGAATTTACGCTGCCACCAAAATCAAGCATGGCATCGCCGAGCAATGGTTTCAACACCGACATGTATGGGAATAGCTCCACGCCTACCACCAATTTTGATTTAAAATAAATTTGCACAGAATCCTTTGTATTCAACTGAGCAACAGCGTTATAATGATTAAGCCAGCCGCCATTTCTCATTTCTATTGCCGTAGGATTTGGCATTTCTTCTTGGTTAAAGAATTTTACGGCATCCATACCAGAAATAAAATTCACTTGCGGATTATAGCGTACAAACTCTTTGATTCTCTGAATATAATAATCACTCTCTACATCATTTAACACCACATTGTCCAGCCCTGGAAAAGC
This Ornithobacterium rhinotracheale DNA region includes the following protein-coding sequences:
- a CDS encoding ATPase, which encodes MNEITTIVESGSTKSDWIFLNAENQIVLRTQSIGLNPLFIQAEGIEKALAQNSELGAFSDKTTQIYFYGAGVPTESLKNEIKNGILAHFPHAEISIESDLKAACLAAYRGEPCLVAILGTGSNACFFDGEEIWQETPSLGFILGDEGSGNHIGRNLVRDYFSKKMPKNLAEKFYQKYHLNKDELLMKVYKSPHPNTFLATLNEFANEHRHEVYIQQLIEKCLTEFVEYQILPYAQKNDCKINFIGSIAHTHHEILEIVCDKFYLKLGKIIQKPIDDLVAYHIQHRKK
- a CDS encoding NAD(P)H-dependent oxidoreductase, with translation MNFLQAMQERYTTKVYDETKKIDEKEITELKEIVRLSPSSINSQPWKFLFIEEPELKAKLAERSFYNEPKIKNASCLVVFMVKSVEQFEKEIHDYLPEGALNYYQGHIINTPKEDKEKWMEKQVYIALGVLLSACAVKGIDTTTMEGIQPSEYDEVLQIDGYKTIVAVALGGRDEENDYNQLHLSPKQRRNEDLVIKHYK
- a CDS encoding ROK family protein — protein: MALTNLSKQFALGIDIGGTNTKYGLVSQRGEILVKGVLKTKQYPVIEDYIQALYDEIYPIIQEHKKDSVFAGIGVGAPNANYFKGTIENATNLDWKGIVPFASLMEEKFDAPCRITNDANAAAMGEMMYGAARGMKDFIMITLGTGVGSGIVCGGQLIYGHDGFAGELGHTIVKPNGRKHWGTGSEGCLEAYASATGIAITAKKMRAEFPESMLNQYKEDEINAKTVHECAEKGDPVAIEVFRYTGQRLGEALANFVMFSSPEAILLFGGVVKAGDFLLKPARLHMERNLLPGFRGKVKLVVSELDEADAAILGASALVWA
- a CDS encoding threonine/serine exporter ThrE family protein, which produces MASPDLISVTELFADLSATLIKSGANTNRALRNVKRIATHFNYDCQIFHSYSGVVLTVQDLKTKEKFSEFISIPAHGINFNAVSDISILSWNVIEENLSLENIRQELEKIKAKPHYPKYLTWAFVGLAGAALCRIFDGDYLQFIAVFVATFAGLYARSLVLERKFNVYICWFVGAFASVSTVGIFNMFNVPMSAAFTTCVLWMIPGVPLINGLIDVLSGHLISGFAKYVHAMILIFMIAVGYFLSLTLFHNGVF
- a CDS encoding dipeptidyl-peptidase 3 family protein, translating into MKKLILSLASLAIFSACSTTKNTKVEYAKVNLAQYTPVKLTADLSKLTPSERKMIPYLIEAANVMNDLFWYEGYGKKQALLEYLKGDTEKYAIINYGPWDRLDNDLPFVKGVGLKPLGANFYPTNMTKEEFEKANLPEGKSLYTFVRRNMKGELYTIPYHQMFEKEVHYVAELLQKAASISEDKELKNYLLKRADAMLTDNYYESDLAWINMKNNTIDVIIGPIETYEDQLFGFKAAHEAYVLIKDKEWSKKLDKYASYLPELQKGLPVPAEYKKETPGSDSDLGAYDVIYYAGNANSGSKTIAVNLPNDEKIQLEKGTRRLQLKNAMQAKFDKILIPIVNTLISPEQRKNVNFDAFFANTMFHEVAHGLGIKNTINGRGTVRENLKEYASALEEGKADILGLYMVSELLNKGVIDGNEKDFMVTFMAGIFRSVRFGASSAHGIANTIRFNYFKEQGAFSKNSDGTYVVNFDKFKDAVESLSRLILTLQGDGDYEGVKRLVEKYGKISPELQKDLDKLNHDNIPVDIDFIQGIKVLGYK